One segment of Brassica napus cultivar Da-Ae chromosome C3, Da-Ae, whole genome shotgun sequence DNA contains the following:
- the LOC106375179 gene encoding uncharacterized protein LOC106375179 → MASASSKTVPEAAETAPTTDPREKITESVVSLSLNNEQSDSDPEENDSFDHNEDSDVSDGEEDSKSDGDHNQNEDDGDSIVDDGDSTDSQPEWGVDSHDEREYCSPYEDGWSDEEDERKARLYRRNLHFSHGFLVQKGIRPRQVWSGSILLKSLDSERSPVKGRTQLQYAQDMAKLSLRKYNALNKTNVRVDHVVRVTEASSGRWISYITFMARESEEEEATDLVEYQAKIVKKLRRKSYPIFCRPSPKQDQDM, encoded by the exons ATGGCTTCCGCGTCAAGCAAGACAGTGCCCGAGGCGGCTGAAACCGCTCCCACAACAGATCCCAGAGAGAAAATCACTGAATCTGTTGTCTCTTTGTCTCTGAACAACGAACAATCAGATTCTGATCCAGAGGAGAATGATTCCTTCGACCACAATGAAGATTCTGACGTAAGCGACGGAGAAGAAGATAGCAAAAGCGACGGAGATCACAATCAAAACGAAGACGACGGAGATAGCATTGTGGACGACGGAGactcaacagacagccaacCGGAATGGGGAGTGGATAGCCACGACGAAAGAGAATATTGCTCGCCTTATGAAGACGGTTGGTCAGACGAAGAAGATGAACGAAAAGCCCGTCTTTATCGACGGAATCTCCACTTCAGCCAC GGTTTTCTGGTGCAAAAAGGGATTCGCCCACGTCAAGTATGGAGTGGCTCAATCCTGCTTAAATCTTTGGACAGTGAACGTTCTCCAGTCAAAGGAAGGACTCAGCTCCAATACGCACAAGACATGGCCAAACTCTCTCTTCGCAAATACAATGCTTTAAAC AAAACGAATGTTAGAGTGGATCATGTTGTGAGAGTGACCGAAGCGTCTTCTGGTAGATGGATTTCGTACATCACTTTCATGGCAAGAGAgtctgaggaagaagaagctacTGATCTTGTGGAGTATCAAGCCAAGATTGTCAAGAAATTAAGACGCAAGTCTTATCCCATCTTCTGCAGGCCAAGTCCCAAGCAAGATCAGGATATGTAG
- the LOC106377578 gene encoding two pore calcium channel protein 1, which produces MEDPLIGRQSRGGGTDRIVRRSEAITHGSTFQIAAALVDLAEDGIGLPEQILDQSSFGEAAKYYFIFTRLDLIWSLNYFALILLNFFEQPLWCENKPTPSCKDRDYYYLGELPYLTNAESIIFEVLTLLILLVHTFFPISYEGSRIFWTSRLNLVKVACVVVLIVDVLVDFLYLSPLAFDFLPFRVAPYVRVIIFILSIRGLRDSLILLSGMLGTYLNILALWMLFLLFASWIAFVMFEDTKQGLTVFTSYGATLYQMFILFTTSNNPDVWIRAYKSSRWSSLFFVLYVLIGVYFVTNLILAVVYDSFKEQLAKQVIGMDQMKRRMLEKAFGLIDTDRTGEINKEQCIKLFEQLTNYRTLPKISKEEFGLIFDELDDTRDFKINKDEFADLCQAIALRFQKEEVPSLFENFPEIYHSALSQQLRAFVRSPNFGYAISFILVLNFIAVIVETTLDIEESSAQKPWQVAEFVFGWIYVMEMALKIYSYGFENYWRDGQNRFDFLVTWVIVIGETATFITPDENTFFSNGEWIRYLLLARMLRLIRLLMHVQQYRAFIATFITLIPSLMPYLGTIFCVLCIYCSIGVQVFGGLVNAGNKKLFETELAENDYLLFNFNDYPNGMVTLFNLLVMGNWQAWMESYKDLTGTWWSITYFVSFYIITVLLLLNLIVAFVLEAFFTELDLEEEEKCQGQDSKERRNRRRYAGSKSRSQRVDTLLHHMLGDELSKPECSTPDTVI; this is translated from the exons ATGGAAGACCCTTTGATTGGTAGACAGAGTCGTGGAGGTGGTACGGATCGGATCGTCCGTCGTTCAGAAGCTATCACCCATGGTTCCACGTTTCAGATAGCTGCTGCACTCGTCGATCTG GCTGAAGATGGTATTGGTCTGCCTGAGCAAATACTTGACCAGTCTAGCTTCGGAGAGGCTGCAAAGTACTACTTTATCTTCACACGCCTGGATCTCATTTGGTCACTCAACTATTTCGCTCTCATTTTGTTAAACTTCTTTGAG CAACCATTGTGGTGTGAAAATAAGCCTACGCCGTCGTGCAAAGACAGAGATTACTATTACCTGGGAGAGTTACCCTACTTGACCAATGCAGAATCTATTATCTTTGAG GTACTTACTCTGCTTATACTACTTGTGCATACGTTTTTTCCAATCTCCTATGAAGGGTCTCGAATCTTTTGGACAAGCCGCTTGAACCTAGTGAAG GTTGCTTGCGTAGTAGTTTTGATTGTTGATGTGCTGGTTGATTTTCTATACCTGTCTCCACTGGCTTTTGATTTTCTTCCTTTTAGAGTCGCCCCATATGTGAGAGTTATCATCTTCATCCTTAGCATAAG GGGACTACGAGACAGCCTCATCCTTCTTTCTGGAATGCTTGgcacatatttaaatatcttg GCTCTATGGATGTTGTTCCTTTTATTTGCTAGTTGGATTGCTTTTGTTATGTTTGAGGATACGAAGCAAGGCCTCACCGTCTTCACTTCTTACGGTGCAACTCTTTATCAGATGTTTATTTTGTTCACAACATCCAACAATCCTGACGTCTGGATTCGTGCTTACAA GTCTTCTCGCTGGTCTTCGTTGTTCTTCGTGCTCTACGTGCTAATTGGCGTCTACTTTGTCACGAACTTGATTCTTGCCGTTGTTTATGACAGTTTCAAAGAACAG CTCGCAAAGCAAGTAATTGGTATGGATCAAATGAAAAGAAGAATGTTGGAGAAAGCGTTTGGTCTTATAGACACAGAC AGAACCGGGGAGATTAATAAGGAGCAATGCATTAAGCTTTTTGAACAGTTGACTAATTACAG GACGTTaccaaagatatcaaaagaagaATTCGGATTAATATTTGACGAGCTTGATGATACTCGTGATTTTAAG ATAAACAAGGATGAGTTTGCTGACCTCTGCCAAGCCATTGCTCTAAGATTCCAAAAGGAGGAAGTT CCATCTCTCTTTGAAAATTTCCCGGAAATTTACCATTCAGCCTTATCACAACAACTAAGAGCTTTTGTCCGAAGCCCAAACTTTGGCTACGCTATTTCTTTCATACTTGTTTTGAACTTCATTGCTGTCATTGTTGAAACAACG CTTGATATTGAAGAAAGCTCTGCTCAGAAGCCCTGGCAGGTTGCAGAGTTTGTCTTTG GTTGGATATATGTTATGGAGATGGCTCTGAAGATCTATTCATATGGATTTGAGAATTATTGGAGGGATGGTCAAAACCGGTTTGATTTTCTAGTCACATGGGTCATAG TTATTGGAGAAACTGCTACTTTCATAACTCCAGATGAGAACACTTTCTTCTCAAACGGAGAATG GATCCGATACCTTCTCCTTGCAAGAATGTTAAGACTGATAAGGCTTCTTATGCATGTCCAACAATACCGAGCATTTATTGCGACGTTCATTACTCTCATTCCAAGTTTGATGCCATACTTAGGCACCATTTTCTGTGTGCTGTGTATCTACTGTTCCATTGGTGTACAG GTATTTGGCGGGCTTGTGAATGCGGGAAACAAAAAACTATTCGAAACCGAGTTGGCTGAGAACGA CTATCTACTGTTCAACTTCAATGACTATCCCAATGGAATGGTCACACTCTTCAACCTGCTAGTGATGGGGAACTGGCAAGCCTGGATGGAG AGCTACAAAGATTTGACAGGGACGTGGTGGAGCATTACTTATTTCGTCAGTTTCTACATCATCACTGTTTTACTATTGTTGAATTTG ATCGTTGCCTTTGTCTTGGAGGCGTTCTTTACTGAGCTGgatcttgaagaagaagaaaaatgccAAGGACAG GAttccaaagaaagaagaaacaggCGTCGATATGCCGG GTCGAAGTCTCGGAGTCAAAGAGTTGATACACTTCTTCATCACATGTTGGGTGATGAACTCAGCAAACCAGAGTGTTCTACTCCTGATACCGTAATATAG